The segment TGGGTGGCGTGCTGCATGCCCAGGCCGCGGGTGCAATGCTTGCGCGCTTGCATCTCGCGGCCACGGGTTATGCCGCGCCCCAGCGCGAGACGCATATCCTGGTGGCGCGCGCCGAGGTACTCAGCGCCGCCGATCCTATCGCTACCCTCGAAGGCCAGCTTGCGGAACGCCCGGCACTCGCGGCGTATCTTGGCGAGCGCGACTGGCGGGGTGAACTGCGTGCGACGCTGGCGCCGTGGCGTGCCCCTGCGCATGCTGCCATTGCCCGCCAGCCGTCCTGCTGGACGCACGGCGACTGGCACGTTTCCAACCTCTGCTGGAGCCACGACGCCGACGACGCCACCATCACCGACGTCCTCGACGTAGGCCTGAGTGCGTCGACGTTCGCGCTGTTCGACCTGGCCACGGCCATCGAGCGGAATGCCATCGCGTGGCTTGAGATCGCCAGGGGCGACATCGGCCGTGTCGACCTCGCGCAGGCGCTCGTGGCCGGATACCACGCCGTACGCCCGCTTTCGCCGGATGACCTCAGCGCGCTCGCCAGCGTGTTGCCGCTCGTCCATCTCGATTTCGCCCTGTCGGAGGTGGAGTACTTCGAGGGCATCACCCGGCGCCGCGACCATGCCGACGTGGCGTGGCACACCTTCCTCCATGGCCATGCCGCATGGTTCGGCACGCGGCCGGGACAGCGCCTGCTCGAGGCCATCCAGCACGCGCCCGGCGGATTCGTGGTTCAATAGGGGTCTTGAAGCGGGGGTGCCTGGCGTTGCCAGGCTGAGAGAGTCCCTTGGAACCTGACCCGGTTAGTACCGGCGTAGGGAGCTTGCAGAGCCACGATGGCAGCCCGGGAGGCTGCGCGTGGCCGCCGTCGCTTCGTCCGTGCCCTATGAAGACGACGATGACCCTGACCCGTACCCCGATCGCCCTTGCCGTGCTCCTTAGCGTGGCTGCCGCCGCGCATGCCACCGATGACACGCCGCCGCAGGCGCGCACGCTCCCCTCCATCGACGTGCATGCCACCACCACCGACGGCTACCGCGCCGCGGATTCACAGCTCGACACGTTTGGCAGTTTCGGTAGCGCTCCGCTGCACGACACCCCGGCGGCGATCACGGTAATCACCCGCGCCCAGATCGACGACCGCCAGCCGCGTTCGCTCAGCGAACTGGTCCGTGGGGACGCGGCGATCAACGATAACTACGCACCCGCGGGTTACTACCAGGATGTGTCCATTCGTGGTTTCCCCCTGGACCTCGCCACCGGCTTCCGCTTCAACGGCATGATCATGTCGGCCGAGCAGTTGCTGGCGCTCGAAGGCAAGGAACGCGTCGAAGTGCTGAAGGGTCTCGGTGGCCTGGAGGCGGGGGTGGTTGAGCCCGGCGGCCTCGTGAACTACGTCAGCAAGCGTCCCGCCGATGTCCACAACGTGACCGTCGGCACTGATTCCCACGGCTCGACGTACGAAGCCCTGGACCTGGGTGCCTGGTTCACACCGGGCTTCGGCCTGCGCGTGAATGCTGCCAACGAGCGCACGCACGGCGTGGTGGAGCATACGGACGCACGGCGTAGCTTTGTCTCCATCGGGGCCGACTGGAAGATCACCGACAAGGCCACGCTCCTTCTCGATACCGATTACCAGACCAGTGGCGGTAACTCGGCCTCCGGCTATCAGCTGCTCGGCGGCACCGCGATTCCGGCGCATCCCAGCCGTACGCGCCTGCTCGGCTACCAGCCCTGGCAGCGTCCCGTTGGCATCCATTCGAGCAACACCTCGCTGCGCTTCAACTATCGCTTCAGCGAGCAATGGAACGCGCAGCTGTCGGCGGGGCACAGCCACACGGTGATCGACGATAACGTCGCCTTTGCCTATGGATGCTTCTACGCCGCATCCTGCGCAAGCGGCACCACGCCCGGCTACTTCTTCGCGCCGAACGGCGACTACGATGTCTACGACTACCGCAGCCCGGACGACACGCGACAGAACGACGAGGTGCGCGCATCCCTCACCGGTACGTTCGCCACGGGGGCGATCGACCATGAACTGAACGTCGGCGCGACCGCGTTCCGCCGCACGGTGGACCAGCGTGCCTACGTGTATGACTACGTTGGCACTGCGAACATCGACGATCCGGTCGTGCCGGTCTTCCCCGGTTCGCCGAACCAGCCGGGCCCGTCCACGCGGCGACTCACCAGCTGGCAGCGCACGCTGTTCGCGATCGATCGCATCCATCTCTCCGATACGTGGCAGGTGCTTGCCGGCACCCGCCTGGTGAAGCTCAACGAGCGCGCCTACGACGACACGGGTGCGCTGGAGCGTGACACGCGCCTCACCAAGGCGCTGCCCCAGGCAGCGGTGCTCTGGCAGCCGGTCACCTCGCTGACCACCTACGTCAGCTACGGCGAGGGTCTCTCGCTCGGGCGCGAAGCACCGTACTGGACATCCAACGGCGGCACCACGCTGGCACCGCTTCATTCGCGCCAGGCCGAAGCGGGTGTGAAGTACGCGCTCAGCGACGCACTGGACCTGCAGGCGGCGGTATACCGCATTCGCCAGTCGTACCAGTTCGCCCAGCCTGATGGCACGGTCGAAGGCTTCACGTTCGTGCAGCACGGCGAAGAGGTGCACACGGGCGTCGAGCTCAACCTCGCCGGCCGTGTTACGGACAACCTGCGCCTGACGGCGAGCGCGAATGTCATTCGCGCCCGTGCGGAGAACACCGGTACGGCCTCGTATGAAGACCACCAGGTGGTCAACGTGCCGCGCTATCGCACGGCCGTGTACGCGGACTACACCTTGCCGTTTGCACCGGCCCTGGCGGTGCTCGGTGGCTGGCGCTACGCCAGCAGCAACGTCGCCACGCCCGATGGCAGCACGCGCGTACCGGCGTACCATGTCTTCGATGCGGGCCTGCGCTACGCG is part of the Luteibacter pinisoli genome and harbors:
- a CDS encoding phosphotransferase enzyme family protein, whose amino-acid sequence is MTDDAHLSHGLAGDALPPDWPPLTDDEVLAVLARVPMVGAVRGITWRSPRPLSAAAIVDSAHGSVFVKRHHASVRSVQTLGEEHRFAEHLRERGLPLPAQHPDVDGQTAIAHGEWVYEVHDTARGNDIYREAFSWSPVGGVLHAQAAGAMLARLHLAATGYAAPQRETHILVARAEVLSAADPIATLEGQLAERPALAAYLGERDWRGELRATLAPWRAPAHAAIARQPSCWTHGDWHVSNLCWSHDADDATITDVLDVGLSASTFALFDLATAIERNAIAWLEIARGDIGRVDLAQALVAGYHAVRPLSPDDLSALASVLPLVHLDFALSEVEYFEGITRRRDHADVAWHTFLHGHAAWFGTRPGQRLLEAIQHAPGGFVVQ
- a CDS encoding TonB-dependent siderophore receptor, with protein sequence MTLTRTPIALAVLLSVAAAAHATDDTPPQARTLPSIDVHATTTDGYRAADSQLDTFGSFGSAPLHDTPAAITVITRAQIDDRQPRSLSELVRGDAAINDNYAPAGYYQDVSIRGFPLDLATGFRFNGMIMSAEQLLALEGKERVEVLKGLGGLEAGVVEPGGLVNYVSKRPADVHNVTVGTDSHGSTYEALDLGAWFTPGFGLRVNAANERTHGVVEHTDARRSFVSIGADWKITDKATLLLDTDYQTSGGNSASGYQLLGGTAIPAHPSRTRLLGYQPWQRPVGIHSSNTSLRFNYRFSEQWNAQLSAGHSHTVIDDNVAFAYGCFYAASCASGTTPGYFFAPNGDYDVYDYRSPDDTRQNDEVRASLTGTFATGAIDHELNVGATAFRRTVDQRAYVYDYVGTANIDDPVVPVFPGSPNQPGPSTRRLTSWQRTLFAIDRIHLSDTWQVLAGTRLVKLNERAYDDTGALERDTRLTKALPQAAVLWQPVTSLTTYVSYGEGLSLGREAPYWTSNGGTTLAPLHSRQAEAGVKYALSDALDLQAAVYRIRQSYQFAQPDGTVEGFTFVQHGEEVHTGVELNLAGRVTDNLRLTASANVIRARAENTGTASYEDHQVVNVPRYRTAVYADYTLPFAPALAVLGGWRYASSNVATPDGSTRVPAYHVFDAGLRYATSLGGHAMTWRLSVDNVFNHFYWRDTGSSGGDSYLFPGMPRLARLSMTYEL